One Fuerstiella marisgermanici DNA window includes the following coding sequences:
- a CDS encoding endonuclease/exonuclease/phosphatase family protein: protein MQLLIAYLIWLVVLGFLYKQPYAKPAAVLLAVGVCIQLYWIFPYLPVAPRQVQWATSKDPEVRIQFLTANVLQDNDDASALLNLVEQQSPDVVVLCEVNQRWVDDLSPLRSKFPYRVEHPLENKYGLAMYSKLEILSAEVRGIVKESIPSIDAMVKLRCGHPVRLFVVHPNPPRPGEDTTKRDAELVLVGREIRDQQSAIVLGDMNDVGWSRTTDLFQEVSRLLDPRKGRGLYPTFNANSRVWRYPLDHLFHSDDFRVVSLKTLSHIGSDHLPLSVVLSYEPDAQQEQSAPDLDAGDREDAQDAVEELKKPGALDQPPED from the coding sequence GTGCAACTTTTGATCGCATACCTGATTTGGTTGGTGGTGTTGGGGTTTCTGTACAAACAACCATACGCAAAACCGGCGGCCGTGCTTCTTGCTGTCGGCGTTTGTATTCAGTTGTACTGGATTTTTCCCTATCTGCCGGTCGCCCCGCGCCAGGTGCAGTGGGCGACGTCCAAAGATCCAGAGGTTCGGATTCAATTTTTGACAGCCAACGTCTTGCAGGATAACGACGATGCCAGTGCGCTGCTAAACCTTGTTGAACAGCAATCGCCAGACGTTGTTGTGCTGTGCGAAGTTAATCAACGCTGGGTCGACGACCTCAGCCCACTTCGTTCGAAGTTTCCTTATCGTGTTGAGCATCCTTTGGAGAATAAGTATGGGCTGGCGATGTATTCGAAGCTGGAAATTCTTTCAGCCGAAGTGCGAGGCATCGTCAAAGAATCGATTCCGTCGATTGACGCGATGGTCAAGTTGCGATGCGGACACCCTGTCCGGTTGTTCGTCGTTCATCCGAATCCACCTCGGCCGGGTGAAGATACCACCAAACGCGATGCCGAACTGGTGTTAGTTGGACGGGAAATACGCGACCAGCAAAGTGCGATCGTGTTGGGCGACATGAATGACGTTGGTTGGTCGCGCACAACGGACCTGTTTCAGGAAGTCAGCCGGTTGCTCGACCCGCGAAAAGGTCGTGGCTTGTACCCGACGTTCAATGCAAATTCGCGAGTGTGGCGATATCCGCTTGATCATCTGTTTCATTCAGACGACTTCCGCGTCGTGTCGCTGAAGACATTGTCGCATATTGGGTCTGATCATTTGCCACTGTCGGTTGTTTTGAGTTACGAGCCCGATGCGCAGCAGGAGCAATCAGCACCCGACCTCGACGCTGGAGATCGCGAAGACGCTCAGGATGCGGTCGAAGAACTCAAGAAGCCCGGTGCACTGGATCAGCCGCCCGAAGACTGA
- a CDS encoding CAP domain-containing protein: MPATCRTGVQALEDRRLLSVSAQEQFFVYRLNRARHDPQAYAGEAGLGNILSSQPVRPPLAVNNKLFDAAKFKSLEMANNDYFSHTSAVTGVSPNKLVRDFGYELQSNWDNNANFVESLAGGHIYSTAAQAMDALIIDEGVVGLGHRKHLLSTPNDFDKEIGIGYAKNSSATYESYWTVHITRSHPDDRFLTGVTFNDANNNNRYDLNEGIGGVQVKAGDKQTTSNAHGGWSIKVDPGTYNVTASGGGYTGTSFVRATVGEGNVEVDFESGLATGYLDFDLFTQTPGFSVTESDGSTSVSETGSTDAFEVALTARPQSNVVLNISSGDTTEATVSPNTVTFTPSNWDQPQAVTVTGIDDVLVDGSQTTSITVSVNDAASNNEFDNLADQVITVTTTDDDVASQAPGNVDGSINFDANDSFLIHLVQLAGTNDQIAQSLGTSQLTPQAIRTAVTNLGTAGDVDGSGTFNGNDSFLIHLVLLAGTDDQIDQSKGASTLTATEIRSRITSLGTAPRRSRLSSRTTSPTLPPLDKDELFAAADQPGGSPATIEAAAPYEDSAVDFADEAFRNWIDIL, encoded by the coding sequence ATGCCAGCCACTTGCAGGACAGGCGTGCAGGCGCTGGAAGATCGTCGCCTGCTAAGCGTCAGTGCTCAGGAACAGTTCTTCGTCTACCGGCTGAATCGAGCGAGACACGACCCGCAGGCTTATGCGGGTGAAGCCGGGTTGGGCAACATCCTGTCGAGCCAGCCCGTCCGGCCACCGCTGGCCGTGAACAACAAGCTGTTTGATGCGGCCAAATTTAAGAGCCTGGAAATGGCAAACAACGACTATTTCAGCCACACGAGTGCGGTCACCGGCGTCTCGCCAAACAAATTGGTACGCGATTTCGGCTACGAGTTGCAGTCAAACTGGGATAACAACGCCAACTTTGTTGAATCGTTGGCGGGCGGACATATTTACAGCACAGCTGCGCAAGCTATGGACGCCCTCATTATTGACGAAGGTGTCGTGGGGCTGGGGCATCGCAAACACCTGCTCAGCACGCCCAACGATTTCGACAAAGAGATCGGAATCGGTTACGCCAAGAACTCCAGCGCAACCTATGAAAGCTACTGGACAGTCCACATCACGCGATCCCATCCAGACGATCGGTTCCTCACCGGCGTCACCTTCAATGATGCCAACAACAATAACCGCTACGATCTGAACGAAGGAATTGGCGGCGTTCAGGTTAAAGCGGGCGACAAGCAGACCACCAGCAACGCTCACGGCGGCTGGTCGATCAAAGTTGATCCCGGTACGTACAACGTCACCGCGTCCGGTGGCGGATATACTGGCACGTCGTTTGTTCGTGCAACGGTGGGTGAAGGCAATGTAGAAGTCGATTTTGAATCAGGCCTGGCCACAGGCTACCTGGACTTCGACCTGTTTACGCAAACGCCTGGCTTCTCCGTCACCGAAAGCGATGGTAGCACAAGCGTTTCAGAAACTGGATCCACAGATGCATTTGAAGTTGCGCTGACGGCTCGCCCGCAGTCCAATGTCGTGCTGAACATCAGCAGCGGCGATACCACCGAGGCTACAGTCAGTCCGAACACGGTTACCTTCACACCTTCCAACTGGGATCAACCTCAAGCGGTTACGGTGACCGGAATCGACGATGTGCTGGTTGACGGAAGTCAGACGACCAGCATCACGGTCTCGGTCAACGACGCCGCCAGCAATAACGAATTCGACAACCTTGCCGACCAGGTCATCACCGTCACCACAACCGACGATGACGTGGCTTCGCAGGCGCCGGGAAATGTCGACGGCAGCATAAATTTCGACGCGAACGATTCGTTTCTTATTCACCTTGTGCAGCTGGCTGGCACGAACGATCAGATTGCTCAATCACTGGGCACCAGCCAGTTAACGCCGCAAGCCATACGCACCGCAGTGACGAATCTTGGCACCGCGGGAGACGTAGACGGCAGCGGAACGTTTAACGGCAACGACTCGTTTTTGATCCACCTTGTACTGCTCGCCGGAACGGACGACCAGATCGACCAATCCAAGGGAGCCAGCACGCTAACGGCGACCGAAATCCGAAGCCGAATCACCAGCCTCGGCACAGCGCCGCGACGCTCGCGACTTTCTTCACGGACGACTTCCCCAACTCTGCCGCCATTAGACAAGGATGAATTGTTCGCAGCGGCAGACCAACCAGGTGGCTCGCCTGCAACCATTGAAGCAGCCGCTCCCTACGAGGATTCAGCGGTCGACTTCGCTGACGAGGCCTTCCGTAACTGGATCGACATCCTTTGA
- a CDS encoding ISAs1 family transposase, which produces MSTVELAVTQELTGNIVHYFDQLKDPRSNINRLHLLGDVIVIAICGVLANADGPSAIAEWARLNADGLQKHLALPHGIPKKDTYRRVLSLLKPNDFQACFVQWIESLEGLSDEQKEGYRKQIAIDGKALRRSHDKKNGLGALFIVSAWASDQGISLGQVATEEKSNEITAIPKLLNEINIDEAIITIDAAGCQKNIAQQIVSGNADYVLALKGNQPKLYEVVQKFFLDHLEDDFARCPVSRYEETEKGHGRQEQRIYYQATVPVDFDVGHKWAGLKTIGTAIRMYEQDGIHHSDVRYYISSLRRKGELFATTVRGHWAIENTLHWSLDMTYREDESRVRNRIFANNLSWLRRLTLSLIKKHPGKQSNVMKRRMAGWNIDYLMQILTGKTT; this is translated from the coding sequence ATGTCGACAGTTGAACTGGCGGTCACCCAGGAGCTGACAGGAAACATTGTTCATTACTTTGATCAATTGAAAGACCCGCGTTCCAACATCAATCGTCTGCATCTGCTTGGTGATGTGATTGTGATCGCCATTTGCGGAGTGCTGGCCAACGCCGACGGCCCCAGTGCGATTGCGGAATGGGCGCGACTGAATGCCGATGGCCTGCAGAAACACCTGGCACTTCCGCATGGCATTCCGAAAAAAGATACGTACCGGCGCGTCCTTTCTCTCCTGAAGCCGAACGACTTTCAAGCGTGCTTCGTGCAATGGATTGAATCGCTGGAAGGACTTTCCGACGAACAGAAAGAAGGCTACAGAAAACAGATTGCGATTGATGGCAAAGCACTCCGTCGATCACATGACAAAAAGAATGGGCTGGGTGCGTTGTTCATCGTGAGTGCGTGGGCTTCTGATCAGGGGATTTCTCTGGGACAGGTGGCGACGGAAGAGAAGTCGAACGAGATCACCGCGATCCCGAAATTACTGAACGAAATCAATATCGATGAGGCGATCATTACGATTGACGCAGCGGGTTGTCAAAAAAACATTGCGCAGCAGATCGTGTCTGGCAATGCAGACTATGTGTTAGCCCTGAAAGGCAACCAACCGAAACTCTATGAGGTCGTGCAGAAGTTTTTTCTCGATCACCTGGAGGATGACTTCGCTCGCTGTCCCGTCAGTCGCTATGAAGAAACAGAGAAGGGACACGGTCGGCAGGAACAGAGAATCTACTATCAGGCGACCGTGCCTGTCGATTTTGACGTGGGCCACAAATGGGCCGGACTCAAGACCATCGGAACGGCGATCCGAATGTACGAGCAGGACGGCATTCATCATTCTGACGTTCGCTACTACATCAGCAGTCTGCGTCGCAAAGGCGAGCTGTTCGCAACAACGGTTCGTGGTCACTGGGCCATAGAAAACACGCTGCACTGGAGTCTCGACATGACCTACCGCGAGGATGAGAGTCGAGTCCGAAACCGAATCTTCGCGAACAATTTGTCATGGCTCAGACGACTCACACTCAGCCTCATCAAGAAACATCCTGGCAAACAAAGCAACGTCATGAAAAGAAGAATGGCCGGATGGAACATTGACTATTTGATGCAAATCCTTACCGGCAAAACAACTTAG
- the thrC gene encoding threonine synthase — MSHAFQQCIHPDCQATFDLNQILTACEKCGSLLDVQYDWDQLPVPKSLKDFERRWSNRLNPLDFSGVWRFRDLLPFPKDSDIVTIGEGQTILQQNDRLAKHVGMDAGRLFLQYEGLNPSGSFKDNGMTAASTHARMVGAKMTACASTGNTSASLAIYAGVSGLFQCVVFVGSGKIAYGKLSQALDYGATTLQIKGDFDDALARVREVCAEHPIYLCNSVNPFRLEGQKTIMFRVLEGLGWEVPDWIVVPGGNLGNSSAFGKAFMELKKLGLIDRIPRLAIINAAGAGTLDDLVNNKDLQWNDGRNDADIIRSYYASMDADDRRASTLASAIEINRPVNLVKALRALTICDGVVRSVVDQQIVDARALIAANGFGCEPASGATIAGLQQLREEGVIAASDRVACVLTGHQLKDPDLTVAYHTGDPEKQAEKLHPAGVHLTPHANSPVVVENDKHAILKALGLG; from the coding sequence ATGTCCCATGCGTTTCAGCAGTGTATTCACCCCGACTGCCAGGCCACGTTCGATCTGAATCAGATTCTGACCGCCTGCGAAAAATGCGGCAGCCTGCTGGACGTGCAGTACGACTGGGATCAGCTGCCGGTTCCGAAGTCGCTAAAAGACTTCGAACGCCGCTGGAGTAATCGGCTGAACCCACTGGATTTCAGTGGCGTCTGGCGGTTTCGCGACCTGCTGCCGTTTCCCAAAGACAGCGACATCGTCACGATCGGTGAAGGGCAGACGATTCTGCAACAAAACGATCGCCTGGCAAAACATGTGGGCATGGATGCTGGCCGACTGTTTCTGCAATACGAAGGACTAAATCCGTCCGGCAGCTTCAAAGACAACGGTATGACCGCCGCATCCACGCACGCACGCATGGTCGGCGCGAAGATGACGGCCTGTGCATCGACAGGCAACACAAGCGCGTCGCTGGCGATCTATGCCGGAGTATCCGGGCTGTTTCAATGCGTCGTGTTTGTTGGCAGCGGAAAAATCGCCTACGGGAAACTGTCTCAGGCTTTGGATTACGGAGCCACCACGCTGCAGATCAAAGGCGACTTCGACGACGCGTTAGCGCGAGTCCGCGAAGTGTGTGCCGAACATCCCATCTATCTTTGCAACAGCGTGAATCCGTTTCGGCTGGAAGGTCAGAAGACGATCATGTTTCGCGTGCTGGAAGGTCTCGGCTGGGAAGTGCCGGACTGGATTGTGGTGCCCGGCGGGAATCTCGGAAACAGCAGCGCCTTCGGCAAGGCCTTCATGGAACTGAAGAAACTGGGTCTGATCGATCGCATCCCACGACTGGCGATTATCAACGCGGCAGGTGCGGGCACGCTGGACGATCTGGTGAATAACAAAGACCTGCAATGGAACGACGGTCGCAACGACGCTGACATTATTCGCAGTTACTACGCCTCGATGGACGCTGACGACCGTCGAGCCAGCACATTGGCTTCGGCCATTGAAATCAATCGCCCCGTGAATCTTGTGAAGGCACTGCGAGCCCTCACCATTTGCGACGGTGTCGTTCGCAGCGTAGTGGATCAACAGATCGTGGACGCTCGCGCACTAATCGCAGCCAATGGTTTTGGCTGCGAACCCGCCAGCGGTGCCACCATTGCGGGATTGCAGCAGCTTCGCGAAGAAGGTGTGATTGCGGCCAGTGACCGAGTCGCCTGTGTGCTGACTGGTCACCAGTTGAAAGACCCGGACCTGACGGTGGCGTACCACACGGGCGATCCGGAAAAACAGGCTGAGAAACTGCATCCCGCCGGAGTCCACCTCACGCCGCACGCGAATTCGCCAGTGGTCGTCGAGAACGACAAGCACGCGATCCTGAAGGCGTTGGGACTCGGGTAA
- a CDS encoding citrate/2-methylcitrate synthase has product MDAMPASQLVKGLRHLVKDVATPPVSKVNRIGTGELNGAATKSTSLISFDDQQVRYCSIDVQQLCDEGSFEAVIWLLLNGDVANGEQLADWCSILNEAAVVDQPIADMIGAVPLQTRPLDLLPLGISLLSCFDPTPCDRNLAATRSQFWRVLAQLPVLLHVAFGGRLSDGRAFDEDTDRSTSFAGRLLRILRDDNVAPSPTEEHAMNAVLICECLTEQRPACMLARMFGDTVNDAVAGLKAASAMYVSQLRNDPFAWTAEKLKSFKTPEQTEQWWLARTPQAMPFGFQEEREDGRSEVLRHHCRELLGTVENMVMEASASRLETLLARENQQPTVDWTATRALTLLGVPEDRVSLAIGIARMVGWAAQTIEQHGSGN; this is encoded by the coding sequence ATGGATGCAATGCCCGCTTCTCAACTGGTGAAAGGACTTCGCCATCTGGTGAAGGATGTCGCCACGCCGCCCGTCTCCAAAGTCAATCGAATCGGCACTGGCGAATTGAACGGTGCCGCCACTAAATCGACCAGCCTGATCAGTTTCGACGACCAGCAGGTTCGATACTGCTCGATTGATGTGCAGCAATTGTGCGACGAAGGATCGTTCGAAGCCGTGATTTGGCTACTGCTGAACGGCGACGTCGCAAACGGCGAACAGCTTGCAGATTGGTGTTCGATTCTGAATGAAGCAGCCGTCGTCGATCAGCCAATCGCCGACATGATCGGCGCAGTGCCGCTGCAGACTCGCCCGCTGGACTTGCTGCCATTGGGTATCTCGCTGCTGTCCTGCTTCGACCCGACTCCGTGCGACCGCAACCTGGCGGCCACAAGGTCTCAATTTTGGCGCGTGCTGGCTCAGTTGCCCGTGCTGCTGCACGTCGCATTTGGCGGTCGCCTGTCCGACGGGCGAGCTTTCGACGAAGACACCGACCGATCAACTTCGTTTGCCGGGCGGCTGTTGCGGATTCTTCGCGATGACAACGTCGCTCCGTCGCCGACCGAAGAACACGCCATGAATGCCGTGTTAATCTGCGAATGTCTCACAGAGCAGCGGCCCGCCTGCATGCTGGCTCGGATGTTTGGCGACACGGTCAACGACGCCGTGGCGGGGCTGAAAGCCGCTTCCGCAATGTACGTTTCTCAACTTCGCAACGATCCGTTCGCATGGACAGCAGAGAAACTAAAGTCGTTCAAGACCCCTGAACAAACAGAACAATGGTGGCTGGCTCGCACGCCTCAGGCAATGCCGTTCGGCTTTCAGGAAGAACGGGAAGATGGCCGGAGCGAAGTGCTACGGCATCACTGCCGGGAATTGCTGGGCACCGTCGAAAACATGGTGATGGAAGCGTCCGCCTCGCGGCTGGAAACGCTACTGGCTCGCGAAAACCAGCAGCCAACAGTCGACTGGACTGCCACGCGAGCACTCACGCTGCTGGGTGTGCCGGAAGACCGCGTTTCTCTCGCAATCGGGATCGCCCGCATGGTTGGCTGGGCCGCTCAGACAATTGAGCAACACGGCTCTGGAAACTGA
- a CDS encoding DUF1501 domain-containing protein: MNSYANNVVRSRRDWLKSSGCGFGSLALGSMLAEQKAQAAPAVDHSLRARTPLLPARAKRVIFIFMQGGPSHVDTFDYKPDLIARDGKTIDFTGVRFNSFGKVSQRTLMKPLWKFRQYGNCGQHVSELFPEIAKHVDDLCFLKGMHTEGVAHGPSTLFMHTGATNLVRPSLGSWLMYGLGTENQSLPGFVQLQPSDTKGGPRNYSNAFLPSVYQGTAIGRASRSIDQMTIDHIRNPVLNDAETESRFRLTQQLNQAQLQRRTEQDDRLEAVIKSYELAWRMQNKAPGILDLSEETATTQEMYGIGSKPTDAFGRQCLMARRLSESGVRFVQINYADESPNPRWDQHSNMPKHMEHATATDKPVAGLLADLKQRGLLEDTLVWWGAEFGRTPFNQSNDGRDHNPRGFTVFLAGGGVKKGFSYGSTDEIGHEAVDGKVHMHDLHATVLHALGLDHEQLTYRYAGRDFRLTDVFGRVVKDIFA; encoded by the coding sequence ATGAACTCATACGCAAACAACGTTGTACGTAGCCGGCGAGACTGGTTGAAGTCGTCCGGCTGCGGTTTCGGTTCACTGGCCCTGGGCAGCATGCTGGCGGAACAGAAAGCTCAAGCAGCGCCAGCAGTCGACCATTCGCTGCGCGCGAGAACGCCGTTGCTGCCAGCGCGAGCGAAGCGAGTGATCTTCATTTTTATGCAGGGCGGACCCAGCCATGTGGACACGTTCGATTACAAGCCGGACCTGATTGCGCGAGACGGCAAGACGATTGATTTTACCGGAGTACGGTTCAACAGTTTCGGCAAAGTCAGCCAGCGCACTCTGATGAAGCCACTGTGGAAGTTTCGGCAGTACGGCAATTGCGGCCAGCATGTGAGTGAACTGTTTCCGGAGATCGCCAAGCACGTTGATGACCTGTGCTTTCTGAAGGGCATGCACACGGAAGGTGTGGCTCATGGCCCGTCGACGCTCTTCATGCATACGGGAGCCACTAATCTGGTTCGGCCGTCGTTGGGTTCGTGGCTGATGTACGGGTTGGGAACAGAAAATCAGAGCCTGCCTGGCTTTGTCCAGTTGCAGCCTTCGGACACAAAAGGCGGACCACGAAACTATTCCAATGCGTTTTTGCCTTCGGTGTATCAGGGTACCGCGATCGGCCGAGCCAGCCGGTCGATCGATCAGATGACGATCGATCATATTCGCAATCCGGTCCTGAACGATGCGGAAACTGAGAGTCGTTTTCGCCTCACGCAGCAACTTAATCAAGCTCAACTTCAGCGGCGTACGGAACAGGACGATCGCCTGGAAGCCGTCATCAAAAGCTACGAACTCGCCTGGCGAATGCAGAACAAAGCTCCCGGCATTCTGGATCTGTCAGAAGAAACTGCGACGACTCAGGAAATGTACGGCATCGGATCGAAGCCTACCGACGCCTTCGGGCGTCAATGCCTGATGGCTCGCCGACTTTCAGAATCCGGCGTGCGTTTTGTGCAGATCAATTACGCCGACGAATCACCCAACCCGCGTTGGGACCAGCACAGCAACATGCCCAAACACATGGAACACGCGACCGCCACCGATAAGCCGGTGGCCGGGCTGCTGGCGGACCTGAAGCAACGCGGTTTACTGGAAGACACTCTCGTTTGGTGGGGCGCAGAATTCGGCCGTACTCCGTTTAATCAAAGCAATGACGGCCGAGACCACAATCCGCGTGGCTTTACAGTGTTCCTTGCGGGAGGCGGCGTGAAGAAGGGATTTAGCTACGGTTCTACGGACGAAATTGGCCATGAAGCGGTGGACGGCAAAGTCCACATGCACGACCTTCACGCCACCGTCCTGCACGCGCTGGGTCTCGACCACGAACAACTGACTTACCGCTACGCCGGTCGCGATTTCCGGTTGACCGACGTCTTTGGGCGAGTGGTCAAAGATATTTTCGCGTAA
- a CDS encoding DUF1553 domain-containing protein: MSRSIPPFRIAVLLIVAVTTTVRADEKIDFFESRIRPVLIEHCYECHSADAKNVRGGLLLDSKAGTRDGGESGAAVVPGNPADSLLLSALKHESFEMPPDRKLPDRVVADFEKWIRDGAEDPRAGGKTITRTSIDLHEGRKFWSFQPISNVPPPPASDDRPMTDIDRFVVAKHREAGLKPNSDATPYEILRRLHFGLVGLPPSRHDIAAFIDDYETDPDGAIANVVDQLLASRHFGERWGRHWLDVTRFAESSGGGRSLMFPEAWRFRDYVIQSFNDDKPFDQLAREHIAGDLLPFETDQQRDDQVTGVGYLTLGPTNYEQQDKELLRMEVVDEQIDTLGRTFLGLTLGCARCHDHKFDPLPTADYYGMAGIFRSTQTLLPGNVSTYVTTSLNNGIDATALEKWTTTDKALKQQIAALKKQVPVSAATSLAAVNPDSLPGIVVDDVDARLAGDWTPSASVQAYVGKGYQHDANMKVDRRAAFETMLPQSGRYRVRYAYSSSSNRCDRVPIDVHHAGGMSTVTIDQRTRPGVDGLFADLGEFEFTADQPAVVSVNPEEAGNGVLIIDAVQFVPVELVAGDKVDPERAKHIQTLVAELRELEAKLKQHGRSKPKKPAAMGVKDEAEPGDWHIHVRGGIRNLGPVVPRTAVTVASPLNEQGEFQRLQIPDGSSGRLELADWVVSPENPLTARVFVNRVWLHLFGEGLVRTPDNFGKMGRPPTHPELLDYLAYTFVHEDHWSVKKLIRRIATSRVYRLASSPRQAGDPDNRLLTQGFRRRLDAESLRDFVLQISGQLDLDTTGGRTIERIAQYDNAYDHRKFSRTMRSVYVPFFRNSMLEIFSVFDVANPNLVTGRRASSTLPSQALYLLNSPFVLEQSELAAKHFLATESSDPATIDILIQKAYLATLSRPPSDAELRTLTSFVKSSSAEPQQAWTAVFQALFASVDFRYVD; encoded by the coding sequence ATGAGCCGATCAATCCCGCCGTTTCGAATTGCCGTCCTGCTGATTGTTGCGGTCACGACAACAGTTCGCGCCGACGAAAAGATTGACTTCTTTGAGTCGCGAATTCGTCCCGTTCTGATTGAACACTGCTACGAATGCCATTCCGCCGATGCAAAGAACGTGCGTGGCGGGCTGTTGCTGGATTCCAAAGCTGGCACGCGAGACGGTGGTGAATCGGGGGCAGCGGTTGTGCCCGGTAACCCTGCGGACAGTCTGCTGTTGTCTGCCTTGAAGCATGAATCGTTTGAGATGCCGCCGGACAGGAAGTTGCCTGACCGAGTCGTCGCCGATTTCGAAAAATGGATTCGTGACGGTGCGGAAGATCCTCGCGCCGGTGGCAAGACGATCACTCGCACTTCCATCGATCTGCATGAAGGCCGGAAGTTCTGGAGTTTTCAGCCGATTTCAAATGTTCCACCGCCGCCAGCTTCAGATGATCGGCCGATGACGGACATCGACCGTTTTGTGGTCGCCAAACATCGCGAAGCAGGTCTTAAGCCGAACTCCGATGCTACGCCGTATGAAATACTGAGGCGACTGCACTTCGGACTGGTGGGCCTGCCTCCGTCGCGACATGACATCGCCGCCTTCATCGACGATTACGAAACAGATCCGGACGGTGCGATTGCGAACGTCGTCGATCAACTGCTGGCGTCACGGCATTTCGGCGAGCGTTGGGGGCGACACTGGCTGGATGTGACCCGCTTTGCCGAATCCAGCGGCGGCGGACGAAGCCTGATGTTTCCTGAAGCCTGGCGGTTTCGTGACTATGTGATTCAGTCGTTCAACGATGACAAGCCGTTCGATCAGTTAGCCCGTGAGCACATCGCTGGCGACCTTCTCCCCTTCGAAACCGACCAGCAGCGCGACGATCAGGTGACGGGCGTTGGATATCTGACTCTGGGACCAACCAACTATGAGCAGCAGGACAAGGAACTGCTGCGAATGGAAGTTGTGGACGAACAAATCGACACGCTGGGTCGCACCTTTTTGGGGCTCACGCTTGGTTGTGCTCGCTGTCACGATCATAAGTTCGATCCGCTGCCAACGGCCGACTACTACGGCATGGCGGGCATCTTTCGGAGTACTCAAACACTGCTGCCCGGCAATGTCAGCACGTATGTGACCACCAGCCTTAACAACGGCATCGATGCGACCGCATTGGAAAAATGGACGACAACGGACAAAGCACTCAAGCAACAAATTGCGGCCCTTAAAAAGCAGGTACCCGTGTCTGCCGCGACATCGCTGGCGGCCGTGAATCCTGACTCGCTGCCCGGCATTGTAGTGGATGACGTGGATGCCAGGTTGGCCGGTGACTGGACACCGTCCGCCAGCGTGCAGGCCTACGTTGGCAAAGGGTATCAGCATGATGCAAACATGAAGGTGGACCGGCGAGCAGCATTCGAAACGATGTTGCCGCAATCAGGCAGGTATCGAGTTCGCTATGCGTATAGTTCGTCGAGTAACCGCTGCGATCGCGTGCCGATCGACGTTCACCACGCGGGCGGCATGTCGACCGTCACAATTGATCAACGAACTCGGCCGGGCGTGGATGGTCTGTTCGCAGATCTTGGTGAATTCGAATTCACAGCAGATCAACCCGCCGTCGTTTCAGTGAACCCGGAAGAAGCGGGTAACGGTGTGTTGATTATTGACGCGGTTCAGTTTGTGCCAGTCGAATTAGTGGCGGGCGACAAGGTCGATCCGGAACGTGCAAAACACATTCAGACGCTGGTTGCGGAACTACGGGAGTTGGAGGCAAAGCTGAAGCAGCATGGAAGGTCCAAACCGAAAAAGCCGGCGGCGATGGGCGTGAAGGACGAAGCGGAGCCTGGCGACTGGCATATTCACGTGCGAGGCGGCATTCGGAATTTGGGCCCGGTCGTGCCGCGCACGGCCGTTACGGTCGCTAGCCCGTTGAACGAACAGGGGGAATTTCAGCGTCTGCAGATTCCGGACGGTAGCAGCGGTCGGTTAGAACTGGCTGATTGGGTGGTATCGCCTGAAAATCCGCTCACTGCCCGAGTATTCGTGAATCGTGTGTGGCTGCACTTGTTTGGCGAAGGCCTCGTCCGCACGCCAGACAACTTTGGAAAAATGGGCCGGCCACCGACTCATCCAGAACTACTGGACTATCTCGCATACACATTTGTGCATGAAGATCATTGGTCGGTTAAGAAGCTCATCCGAAGGATCGCCACGTCACGCGTCTATCGGCTGGCGTCGTCCCCGCGACAGGCAGGCGACCCGGACAATCGGTTGCTTACGCAGGGCTTCCGTCGACGTCTGGACGCAGAATCGTTGCGTGATTTTGTGTTGCAAATCAGCGGGCAACTGGATCTGGATACGACGGGCGGACGAACAATCGAACGGATTGCTCAATACGACAACGCCTACGATCACCGCAAATTCAGCCGCACGATGAGAAGTGTGTACGTGCCGTTTTTTCGAAACTCCATGCTGGAAATTTTCAGTGTCTTTGACGTGGCCAACCCGAACCTCGTGACGGGGCGCCGCGCCAGCAGCACCCTGCCTTCGCAGGCCCTGTACCTGTTAAACAGCCCGTTTGTGCTGGAACAGTCTGAGCTCGCAGCTAAACACTTTCTGGCAACAGAATCGTCTGATCCGGCGACGATAGATATTTTGATTCAAAAAGCGTACCTGGCAACGTTGAGTCGACCGCCCAGTGACGCAGAATTGCGAACACTGACCAGCTTTGTGAAATCTTCTTCGGCAGAACCACAGCAGGCATGGACGGCCGTGTTTCAGGCATTGTTTGCTTCTGTAGACTTTCGTTACGTTGATTAG